A section of the Verrucomicrobiota bacterium genome encodes:
- a CDS encoding type II/IV secretion system protein, with protein MEKASVSETSQYLHSVPNTAAIETPKLVQIIVHDAVKAGASDIHIEPWEKSVVVRLRLMGVLTELVHLPSELLDRISGRLKVMANLVSYQTDLPQEGHVPAGPDTAGVELRISVFPTVRGEKIVVRIFDPRNRTFELSTLGFEEETLKAFVHLIDRPNGLILLTGPTGSGKTTAIYSALCHLVHRAGPTISISTVEDPVEFNLPMISQAQINPAREFTYPIALRSLMRQDPQVIMIGEIRDPETAAIAVQAGLTGHLVISTIHSGSTAGVFARLINMDIEPFLLASSITGVVGLRLIRKNCQYCAAPYEPDAALLRLVPAETVESAYFRRGAGCSECLHTGYGGRTALTEMMVVNETLRDAVIQKLPTRSLQQVVVDQGMHTLWHTGLRRVMNGELPLEELLRVVALEQ; from the coding sequence ATGGAAAAAGCCAGTGTGAGTGAAACGTCGCAATACCTCCATTCTGTCCCCAACACCGCCGCCATCGAAACGCCGAAGCTCGTCCAGATCATCGTCCACGATGCGGTCAAGGCCGGCGCCAGCGACATCCACATCGAACCGTGGGAAAAATCGGTCGTCGTGCGGCTCCGGCTCATGGGCGTGCTGACCGAGTTGGTCCATTTGCCGTCGGAGTTGCTGGACCGGATTTCGGGCCGGCTCAAAGTCATGGCCAATCTGGTGAGTTACCAGACGGACCTGCCGCAGGAAGGCCATGTTCCGGCCGGGCCCGACACCGCTGGCGTGGAACTTCGGATTTCAGTTTTTCCCACGGTACGCGGCGAGAAGATCGTGGTTCGAATTTTCGATCCGCGAAACCGCACCTTTGAATTGTCCACTCTGGGTTTCGAGGAAGAGACGCTCAAGGCGTTCGTTCATTTGATCGACCGGCCGAACGGCTTGATTCTGCTGACGGGGCCGACGGGTTCAGGAAAAACGACCGCGATCTACTCCGCGCTTTGTCATCTCGTGCATCGCGCCGGCCCGACGATCAGTATCAGCACGGTGGAAGATCCGGTTGAATTCAACCTGCCGATGATCAGCCAGGCGCAGATCAATCCCGCCCGCGAGTTCACTTATCCGATCGCGCTCCGCTCGTTGATGCGCCAGGACCCTCAAGTCATCATGATCGGCGAGATTCGCGACCCGGAAACGGCGGCGATTGCCGTGCAGGCCGGCCTGACCGGGCATCTGGTTATCTCGACGATCCACAGCGGCAGCACCGCGGGCGTGTTCGCGCGCCTGATCAACATGGACATCGAGCCGTTCCTGCTGGCGTCGAGCATCACCGGCGTGGTGGGATTGCGGCTGATTCGCAAGAACTGCCAGTATTGCGCTGCGCCGTACGAGCCGGATGCCGCGCTGTTACGGCTCGTGCCTGCGGAGACGGTTGAATCCGCTTATTTCCGGCGCGGAGCCGGGTGCTCCGAGTGCCTGCACACGGGTTACGGTGGGCGCACCGCGTTGACGGAGATGATGGTGGTCAACGAAACGCTCCGCGATGCCGTGATCCAAAAACTCCCAACGCGCTCTCTTCAGCAAGTTGTCGTGGACCAGGGCATGCACACGCTGTGGCACACGGGGCTGCGGCGTGTGATGAACGGGGAGTTGCCGCTGGAAGAACTTTTGCGTGTTGTTGCGCTGGAACAGTGA
- the purQ gene encoding phosphoribosylformylglycinamidine synthase subunit PurQ: MHFAVLQFPASNCDQDAIHAIQITGHSARFVWHKEKSLGNADAVIVPGGFSYGDYLRCGAIARFSPVMQTVQEFAANGGLVLGICNGFQILCEAGLLPGALIRNRSLQFRCEHVYLKTLTLDSPFSNRIPAGTFLRIPIAHGEGCYFADDATLARLKANNQILWRYCSAGGEVTEQANPNGSLWNIAGICSERRNVGALMPHPERACEPLLGSADGRLIFESMICAFLNNSATRADLATSLGHTAQ, encoded by the coding sequence ATGCACTTCGCCGTCCTCCAATTCCCCGCTTCCAACTGCGACCAGGATGCCATCCACGCGATCCAGATCACGGGCCACTCGGCCCGGTTCGTGTGGCACAAGGAGAAGTCGCTCGGCAACGCCGATGCGGTGATCGTGCCCGGCGGCTTCAGTTACGGGGATTACTTGCGGTGCGGGGCGATCGCGCGCTTCAGCCCCGTCATGCAAACGGTCCAGGAATTCGCGGCCAACGGCGGACTCGTGCTCGGCATCTGCAATGGCTTTCAAATCCTGTGCGAAGCCGGCTTGCTGCCCGGCGCGTTGATCCGCAACCGTTCCCTTCAGTTTCGCTGCGAGCACGTGTATTTGAAGACGCTGACCCTGGATTCGCCGTTCTCGAATCGGATTCCAGCCGGAACGTTCCTGCGCATCCCCATCGCGCACGGCGAAGGCTGTTACTTTGCGGACGACGCCACTTTGGCCCGGCTGAAAGCGAACAACCAGATTCTCTGGCGCTATTGCAGCGCCGGCGGTGAAGTCACGGAGCAGGCCAATCCCAACGGTTCGTTATGGAACATCGCCGGGATCTGCAGCGAGCGCCGCAACGTGGGCGCCCTCATGCCCCACCCGGAACGCGCCTGCGAACCGCTCCTCGGCAGCGCGGATGGACGGCTGATTTTCGAGAGCATGATTTGCGCTTTCCTCAATAATTCTGCCACCCGGGCAGATTTGGCGACGAGCCTCGGTCACACGGCGCAATGA
- the purS gene encoding phosphoribosylformylglycinamidine synthase subunit PurS yields the protein MKAKIVITPKKAVLDPQGKAVQNALEHMGYKGIQAVHVGKYLEVEITGDKENARKQIDEACHKLLSNPVIEDYQLEIVE from the coding sequence ATGAAAGCGAAAATTGTCATTACGCCCAAGAAGGCCGTGCTCGATCCCCAAGGGAAAGCCGTGCAAAACGCGCTCGAACATATGGGCTACAAAGGCATCCAGGCCGTCCACGTCGGCAAATACCTCGAAGTCGAAATCACCGGGGACAAAGAAAACGCCCGCAAACAGATCGACGAAGCCTGCCACAAACTGCTGAGCAATCCGGTGATTGAGGACTATCAACTGGAGATTGTTGAGTAA